The DNA segment GCCATCTGGGCGATACACCAATCGTCATAAGCGTATTCCAGGGTATTCGAAACCGAAGTCCGGTTATTTTCTGCGGGGATATAGCCCTTATCAATATAATCCCCGATACCTTCGTAATTGCGATGGTTTGCAGTAGTGATACAAGCCTCCAGGGCTTTGCCAGCGTCGCCGTTATAAACACCCTTAACCACTGCATCAGCAATAACCGACACGCTATGGTAGCCGCTCATGCACCAGTTGTCGTTGGCGTAGTGCGACCATATTGGCAGCATTTTTAAAGTACTCTGGTCGTAATGGGCCAGCATAGACTTTACAATATCATTGTTGCGCGATGGCTGCATGATGTTCAGAAAAGGATGCAGCGCCCTGTAAGTATCCCAAAGGGAAAAGGTCGTATAGTTTACAAACCCATCAGCCCGGTGCACATTCTGGTCCAGGCCCTTATATTCCCCGTTCACATCCGTATAATTGGTAGGATTGATGAAAGCATGGTACATGGCCGTATAAAAATTGACCTTATCATCCTCAGCCGCATCAAGGGCAATTTTGTTCAGTTCTTTGTTCCATTTATTCTGGGCCTGCTGCTTCAGCTTGTCAAAATCCCAACCCCGGGCTTCGGCCTTCATGTTTTCAAGTGCGTTAGCCTGACTCACCGGCGAAAGCGCAAACTTTACCTGCACCTGCTCCCCTTCAGCCGTCTCAAAATCAAAATACATCCTGATCCTTTTGCCTGCTATTTCAGGAAAATTCCTGGTCTGGTCAAATTTTCTCCAGAAACCCTTATACACCTGTGGCGCATCGAAATTCTTTTGTCCGTAGCCCTTAAAAGGCTTGGAAAACGACATGGCAAAATACACCGTACGCGTCCGTGCCCAGCCATTGGTTTGCCGGTACCCGGTAACCAGCGTATCATTTACCACTCTTACAAAAGTCCATACGTTTTTGTCGTCATAATTGTAAATGCCCGACATCAGGTCTAAAATTATATGCGAATCCGGCGTTCCGGCAGCAGATTTCGGGAAAGTATAGCGGTGCATCCCTACCCGTTCCGTAGCTGTCAGTTCAGCTAAAATTCCATGATCATCCAGTTTTACCCTGTAATAACCAGCTTCAGCACGCTCATTGGCATGCGAAAAAGCAGAGCGGAAACCACTGCCTGGCTGATCTGCAGTTCCAGGGTTCAGCTTCAGCCTGCCCTGTGTAGGCATGATCAGAAAATCACCCAAATCTGAATGTCCTGTTCCACTGAAATGCGTATGGCTAAAGCCTACTATCGTTTTATCCTCATATTTATAACCGGCACAATATTTATATACATCCCCATTGTACTTTCCATTCAGTTCATAAGAAAGTGTATCTGTATCCGGGCTCAATTGTACCGCCCCAAAAGGCACCGTTGCCCCCGGATACGTATGCCCCATTTTCTGTGTGCCGATAATCGGCTTCACATATTTAACCAGGTTTTGCTGGGCAAAACCCCTAACCGGTAAAAGCAAATCCAGCAGAAATAATATTCCCCCGGAAAACAACAATGAACGGCTCAATACAGCTTTCTTCATATCAAAATTATAGCTAAAAACAAAAAGCCTAATGTATAAAAATCTTTACTGTTTTCGCACACAATTGTAATTATGTTATAAAAATCGCTATAAAACCAGTCTCTGTTTCTCAGCCTATCCCCCTCGCTTTCCATAAAATTTGGTGTCTTTAAGAGAACATAGGAAAATTTTGCCCTTCTTCACGGCAAAGGTTTCCAGTTCGAAGATAGATCACCAAATATTAATTTGACAGCACCATTAGATTTTTCCCCATAAAATCCCTTATTTTTGCGCCTTACATTTAATTACCGGGCCTTGAACCCGGCCTATATTAAAAACAATGAGTAAAAAAGGCAGAATATTGGTAGCCATGAGTGGCGGGGTCGACAGTTCGGTAGCAGCAGTAATGCTCCATGAACAAGGTTATGAAGTCATTGGTTTAACCATGAAAACCTGGGATTATGCCACCTCAGGAAGCAGTAGCAAAGAAACCGGCTGCTGCAGTCTCGACAGCATCAACGATGCCCGTACCCTTGCGGTAAACTACGGCTTCCCCCATTATATATTAGACATCAGGGACGAGTTTGGCGATTTCGTGATCGATAACTTTGTAGACGAATACCTTGCCGGCCGTACCCCTAACCCATGTGTATTGTGTAATACCCATATCAAATGGGAAGCCCTGTTAAAACGTGCCAACAAGCTCGATTGCGAATTTATCGCGACCGGGCATTATGCCAATATCCGTCAGCAGGACAGCGGAAGGTATGTCATTTCCAAAGGAAAAGACGAAAATAAAGACCAGTCTTACGTACTCTGGGGTGTATCCCAGGAAAACCTGTCAAGAACCCAGTTCCCATTAGGTTCCTTTGCCAAATCAGAGATCAGACAAATGGCCCTGGATATGGGACAGGAAGAACTGGCTAAAAAAAGCGAAAGCTACGAGATCTGCTTTGTACCGGATAACGATTACCGGGCCTTTTTAAAACACAAAGTGGAAGACCTGGAGCAGCGCGTTGCCGGTGGTAATTTCATTACCAGCAACGGAATGGTGGTTGGTCAGCATAAAGGTTATCCTTTTTATACAATCGGACAAAGAAAAGGTCTTGGTATCGCCTTTGGCGAACCCATGTTTGTGACCCAGATCCTGCCCGAAAGCAATACTGTAGTATTGGGCAGGGCCGATGAACTGGAACGTAAAGAAGCCATGGTCAGGAACCTCAATCTGGTGAAATACGAAAGTATACATGAACCAATGGATAACGTGGTTACCAAAATCCGATATAAAGATGCAGGTATGCTGAGTACCATTGTACAGGAAAAAGACAAAATGCGTGTGGTCTTCGATCACAATGTATCGGCTATAGCACCCGGACAATCCGCAGTTTTCTATGAGGGGAACGACCTGTTAGGCGGCGGTTTCCTTTGCTAAGGATAATTAGCTATCTAATTCGTTTGAAATAATATAAGGTGAAGCGGTTTTAATCCGCTTGCCTTTATATCGTTCAAAATAATAATCTATTCTACCCAGATTGATACCCGCAAAGCCAACCTGGTTAATGGTAGTAATCCGACCGCTTAAGTTCTGTACATCTTCAGGCTGATCCATAAAAGTATGCGTATGCCCACCAATAATCAGATCTATGTTCTTATTGTTTTTTGCCAATACCTGATCCGATACTTTGTTAGCAGCATATTTATAACCCAAATGAGATAAGCATATTATCAAATCACATTTCAAATCTTGCTTTAGCAAATCAGCCATTTCATTGGCTTTTGCAATAGGATCAATAAAAACAGTATCACCGTAGTTTTTACCCTCAACCAAACCTTTCAGTTCAATACCAATTCCAAATACCCCAATCTTTAGTCCTTCTTTTTTAAAGAGCTTATAAGGTTGCGTACTACCCTTAAGCAGGGTATTGGAGAAATCGTAATTGCTACACAATATTGGAAAATTAGCATGGGGCAATTGCTTATGAAAGCCCGCCAGTCCGTTGTCAAAATCGTGGTTGCCCATTGTAGCAGCATCATAGCCCATGGCGGTCATCAGTTTCATTTCCAGTTCCCCGCCAAATTTGTTAAAATAAGGTGTGCCCTGAAAAATATCACCGGCATCCAGCAACAGCACATTTTTTTCCTTTGCCCTTATGCTACTGATCAGGCCAGCACGTCTTGCTGTGCCCCCTAAACCCTGGTTCCGCGAACCATCCATCGGAAAAGGCTCTATCCGGCTGTGTACATCGTTGGTATGTAAAATGCACAGCTTAACCAGGTCCCCTGCTGCAAAAGCATCATAGGCCTTAAAATTTAACGCAAAAGTGGTGGCAGCCACTCCAGCAGTCCTGATAAAATTCCTGCGGTTAATCTTTAGTAATTCTTCCATCCAGTTTCGCATTAATTGTTTTGCCTGCGGCACCTTGTTCCTTCACATAATTGATCAGGGCATCCCTCACCTTCAGCCCCAATACTTTTTTCTCCAGCGGGTTTTTAAATCCCAGGGCATTGTCGCCACCACCAGCAATGTAATCAGAGGTCAGCACCCGGTAAGTTTTTTCCGGATCAAAGGCTTTTCCCTGAATAAATACCTCTACAGGCTTTTTGTCTGCTATTTTCAGGCGTATACCTGCAACTGGCTGTCCGTTTGTAGCGGCAATAAAGTTGATCAGTTGCTGCACATCTGTACCTTTTAAAGTAAAGGCTACCAGTTCATTTTCAAAAGGCATCAGTTCAAACATATTTGATAACTTAATGGCACCTTTGGGTAAATCTACCCTTATACCCCCTTTTGTTGAAGGCATAGAAAAATCAATTGAGGGGTCATATTTTAAAGCCTGCTGCATCACTGCGTCCGAGAAAAAATTACCCAGTACCGTTTCCGGCTGGTCATTGTTTTTGGTCATGGCCATTTCCGAATAGCCCAGAACCTGGTTCATCTCATCATCCAGCTGCTGCTTATAGGGCTGGTAGGTTTTAATAACGCTACTATCGGGCAAAACGGCTTTGTCAATCGCATAATCAGCGCGGTTGGCCTTTACCAGTTTATAACCGGAAGAGCAGGAAGCCAGGCTTAAGCCCAGCAGTAAAACGAAATGAGCAGTGAAATGCCAGGTGTAATGTTTACAGGTTTTTGGTAATATTTTCATCCAGTGGTTTCACTTTAGAACGGAAACGGTGTACCAGCTGCCCCTTTTCATTGATCAGGAATTTTTCAAAGTTCCAGTTGATATCGCCTGTAAAATCAGGGTTTTCAGCTGTTGTAAGGTACTTAAACAAAGGTGTAATGTCATTTCCTTTTACACTGCTCTTTTCAGCCAGCAAAAAGTCGACATTGTACTTTCCGGTACAAAACTCCTTGATCTCGCTATTGGTAGCCAGTTCCTGTCCACCAAAATTGCCTGCCGGGAAACCGATCAGCACCACTTTGTTGCCGTATTGCTTGTGCAGCTTTTCCAGGTCCTCATATTGCGGGGTATACCCACATTTTGAAGCTGTGTTTACAATAAGGATCTTTTTACCCTTAAATTTCGAAAGTTTTACTTCCTTGCCATCAATGGTCTTAAAAGAAAAATCGTATACACTTTTGGCCGGAGGCGTAAAAAAGAGGTTCAGTATTATTAGTAATAAGTTCATAATTGTATATTTTAATTATATACGAAGATAAATAGAATTAAACTATAATTTTAATTTATCTACATCTCTCCATACTGAGGCCAGCTTACCATGAGGCACAATGACGCCCGGGCTGCGGATAAATTCACCAGGCGTAATTATGGCTCCGCATAAGCCGGCCGGGTTAAATTCTTTGTTGTTCTTAATCACGCTAATGTTGTCTTTTAAAGTGGAATATCCCAGTTTCATCCCCATCACACATAAGCAGCCATCAGGAACTTCGAAGGTAAAATTGTGCGCAGGTACCTGCGGCTGGTCTGTATTTACTTCCAGCACCTGAAAAACCCTCGACTTATGTACGCCCTGTTCCAGATTATAAAAGGCCAGGGCTACTGTAATTTCGCAGAAGTTGCAGGCTGCGGGGAATTTAAGTTGTTCATTGATTTCCATTGCCGGAAGGCTTAGGCTGAGCTGGTTGCCGGCTAAAGTAAGCTGCGGTTCTACCCAGAGGCTTTTGGCCAGGGGTGATTTGGCATTAAATTCAAAACCTGCAAGCCTCGAAAAACTGTCTTCATTAAAAGTATATTGTTTTGTAGCTTTGTTGTAACACTGTTCCAGTATTTCTCGGTTCTGTTTAGTGAGGCGGTTAACCATAGCACCGTCGTAAAAACCACCAAACAACAAAGACAGATCGGTCCGGATGGCCTTAGATAAGGTACTGGCTTTGGCAAATATGTTTGCTGTGGTTTTTGAAGCCTCGGTTTGCTTACCCGGGTGTGGCCCTTTTTGTACAATTGTGATCCCATTTCGGCCTTTTTTAAAGACCAGGTTGCCGATCAGGCCAATGATTTGTTTTCCATCAAATTTTCCCATTTCAGTTTTTTTAAGTTATAAATAAGTTCAGGAGTGCACATGCCTGGTTTTACATGCATTTGTGCTGCTCCTATTGTTAATTTACAGTTAACCCAGGCTAAGCCCACCTTTTTTCAGAAAAAACGTGGGCTCACTGTGGGCTGACTGTGGCCTCACTGTGGGTGCAGTACGAACGCATCTAAAGCGATATTGAAACGCAGACGAAACACACGCAAAGCTTTGGCTAAGCTTATTAACTTAAGATAAGAAATTTTGTTTGAATAAAAGAATATATTAATTAATAATCCTGTCCTATTGCTAATGTACACCGGCCGTGTAATTCTGCCAGGTAAATTGTTAGAAATGGCGGGCGAAATTGATTCGTCCTGAATTATTTTATCATAAATTTTAGCTTCGATTTTGATATTAGCGGTATTTATAGCTTTATTTGCAGAAAAACGGTCTGAATGGCGAAAAATTTATTAATAGTAGAGTCACCTGCAAAAGCAAAAACCATCGAAGGGTATTTAGGTAAGGATTTTTTAGTTAAATCGAGTTACGGGCACATCCGTGATTTGGTTAAAGGGGATATGGCGATTGATACTGCCAATAATTTTGCCCAGACCTATGAAGTGCCGTCCGATAAGAAGCAGGTGGTTGCAGAACTTAAGAAATTGGCCAAAGACGCAGAAATGGTATGGCTCGCATCCGATGAGGACCGCGAAGGAGAAGCCATATCCTGGCATTTGTATGAAACCCTGGGACTGAAGGAAAATAAGACCAAAAGGATTGTTTTTCATGAGATCACCAAGCCCGCCATATTAAAAGCAATAGAAACCCCGCGCAGCATAGATTACAACCTGGTTAATGCCCAGCAGGCTCGCAGGGTGCTGGACAGGCTGGTAGGTTTTGAACTTTCGCCGGTATTATGGAAAAAAATTAAGCCTTCTTTGTCGGCCGGGCGTGTACAGTCTGTCGCCGTTCGCCTCATTGTCGACAGGGAACGTGAAGTCAATAAATTCAATGCTGCTGCAGCATTTAAAATTACTGCCGAATTTGTTACCGGTAATGGAAAAGAGCTGGTTAAAGCAGAGCTGCCACAGCGTTTTGAAAAAGAAGCTGATGCAGAAAAGTTTTTGAACGATTGTGCAGGGGCCGGTTTTTCGGTCGACAGCCTGGAAACAAAGCCCGCCAAACGTAATCCTGCAGCGCCTTTCACCACCTCTACCCTACAGCAGGAAGCTTCGCGGAAGCTGGGCTATTCGGTAAGCAGGACGATGCAGATTGCTCAAAGGCTATACGAAAGTGGAAGAATAACCTATATGAGGACAGATTCGGTGAATTTGTCGGAAACCGCTTTACAGG comes from the Pedobacter heparinus DSM 2366 genome and includes:
- a CDS encoding GH92 family glycosyl hydrolase, coding for MKKAVLSRSLLFSGGILFLLDLLLPVRGFAQQNLVKYVKPIIGTQKMGHTYPGATVPFGAVQLSPDTDTLSYELNGKYNGDVYKYCAGYKYEDKTIVGFSHTHFSGTGHSDLGDFLIMPTQGRLKLNPGTADQPGSGFRSAFSHANERAEAGYYRVKLDDHGILAELTATERVGMHRYTFPKSAAGTPDSHIILDLMSGIYNYDDKNVWTFVRVVNDTLVTGYRQTNGWARTRTVYFAMSFSKPFKGYGQKNFDAPQVYKGFWRKFDQTRNFPEIAGKRIRMYFDFETAEGEQVQVKFALSPVSQANALENMKAEARGWDFDKLKQQAQNKWNKELNKIALDAAEDDKVNFYTAMYHAFINPTNYTDVNGEYKGLDQNVHRADGFVNYTTFSLWDTYRALHPFLNIMQPSRNNDIVKSMLAHYDQSTLKMLPIWSHYANDNWCMSGYHSVSVIADAVVKGVYNGDAGKALEACITTANHRNYEGIGDYIDKGYIPAENNRTSVSNTLEYAYDDWCIAQMAKKLGREDVYATFMKRAGNWKNVFDARIGFMRPRLADGSFKKDFDALSTHDQGFIEGNTWNYSFFVPHDPAAMIELMGGAKRVASRLDSLFTMHLPDEFFAETEDITREGIIGGYVHGNEPAHHVAYLYNWVGQPWKTQERVRMILKMQYKPTPDGLGGNDDCGQMSAWYMFSALGFYPVSPGSDVYSLGSPAIKSAVLTLENGKTFKVETQNQSDKNVYVKEVYLNGKLLKGHSITHSDIVNGGVLRFVMTGKIK
- the mnmA gene encoding tRNA 2-thiouridine(34) synthase MnmA gives rise to the protein MSKKGRILVAMSGGVDSSVAAVMLHEQGYEVIGLTMKTWDYATSGSSSKETGCCSLDSINDARTLAVNYGFPHYILDIRDEFGDFVIDNFVDEYLAGRTPNPCVLCNTHIKWEALLKRANKLDCEFIATGHYANIRQQDSGRYVISKGKDENKDQSYVLWGVSQENLSRTQFPLGSFAKSEIRQMALDMGQEELAKKSESYEICFVPDNDYRAFLKHKVEDLEQRVAGGNFITSNGMVVGQHKGYPFYTIGQRKGLGIAFGEPMFVTQILPESNTVVLGRADELERKEAMVRNLNLVKYESIHEPMDNVVTKIRYKDAGMLSTIVQEKDKMRVVFDHNVSAIAPGQSAVFYEGNDLLGGGFLC
- a CDS encoding bifunctional metallophosphatase/5'-nucleotidase yields the protein MEELLKINRRNFIRTAGVAATTFALNFKAYDAFAAGDLVKLCILHTNDVHSRIEPFPMDGSRNQGLGGTARRAGLISSIRAKEKNVLLLDAGDIFQGTPYFNKFGGELEMKLMTAMGYDAATMGNHDFDNGLAGFHKQLPHANFPILCSNYDFSNTLLKGSTQPYKLFKKEGLKIGVFGIGIELKGLVEGKNYGDTVFIDPIAKANEMADLLKQDLKCDLIICLSHLGYKYAANKVSDQVLAKNNKNIDLIIGGHTHTFMDQPEDVQNLSGRITTINQVGFAGINLGRIDYYFERYKGKRIKTASPYIISNELDS
- a CDS encoding 5'-nucleotidase C-terminal domain-containing protein, which codes for MKILPKTCKHYTWHFTAHFVLLLGLSLASCSSGYKLVKANRADYAIDKAVLPDSSVIKTYQPYKQQLDDEMNQVLGYSEMAMTKNNDQPETVLGNFFSDAVMQQALKYDPSIDFSMPSTKGGIRVDLPKGAIKLSNMFELMPFENELVAFTLKGTDVQQLINFIAATNGQPVAGIRLKIADKKPVEVFIQGKAFDPEKTYRVLTSDYIAGGGDNALGFKNPLEKKVLGLKVRDALINYVKEQGAAGKTINAKLDGRITKD
- a CDS encoding glutathione peroxidase, yielding MNLLLIILNLFFTPPAKSVYDFSFKTIDGKEVKLSKFKGKKILIVNTASKCGYTPQYEDLEKLHKQYGNKVVLIGFPAGNFGGQELATNSEIKEFCTGKYNVDFLLAEKSSVKGNDITPLFKYLTTAENPDFTGDINWNFEKFLINEKGQLVHRFRSKVKPLDENITKNL